The following coding sequences are from one Sesamum indicum cultivar Zhongzhi No. 13 linkage group LG11, S_indicum_v1.0, whole genome shotgun sequence window:
- the LOC105174646 gene encoding U-box domain-containing protein 16, whose translation MAVLQEAFPARKRRPSLGAFVSPNFSDQKLLRSLFIVSQEISSLQPLRILLKKASASIIRKSRLISILFEELVWNPVNVFPPSAALCFEELYIVLQRIKVLLEDCSSCSKMWLLSQIPSISTSFDQLMVELSTILDILPLKELNLIEDVEELANLIKKQCSEKATDCVDRDDENLRTEVLKMLDNIKREIVPDHSKLSEIFERLNLSDSTSCSNEIENLEDEVQNQNDDKSKADVIALIGLVRYAKCVLYGASTPRITTRRQKSAGEVNIPADFRCPISLDLMRDPVVVSTGQTYDRSSITMWIESGHATCPKTGQPLAHTQLIPNLALKNLIAMWCRDQKIPFESTEVNVKPNGVVLNKTALEAIKMTVSFLVNKLTASQTTEVVDRLVHELRILAKTDSDSRTCIAEAGALPLLVKFLGSEHPSLQINAVTTILNLSILEANKTRIMETDGVLNGVIEVLRSGATWEAKGNAAATIFSLTGVHAYRKRLGKKTRVVKALLDLARVGPTNSKRDAMMAILNLAGDREAVGKLIEGGVVDMIGDVIDTLVEEAVAILEVVVKRGGLVAISAAYHGNLIKKLTTVLRDGSDRAKESAAATLVNICRKGGSEMVAELAAITGIERVVWEIMGTGTGRARRKAATLLRILRRWAAGLIGEHFNTQSSSTVNMTSTRIVLPA comes from the coding sequence ATGGCTGTGTTGCAGGAGGCTTTTCCGGCTCGAAAACGGCGGCCGTCGTTGGGAGCATTTGTGTCGCCGAATTTCTCCGATCAAAAGCTCCTTCGATCGCTGTTTATTGTCTCTCAGGAGATTTCATCTCTGCAGCCTCTGAGAATTCTTCTCAAGAAAGCCTCAGCATCAATCATCAGAAAATCGAGGCTGATTTCAATCCTTTTCGAGGAACTCGTTTGGAATCCGGTAAATGTTTTCCCGCCTTCTGCTGCTTTGTGCTTTGAGGAATTGTACATAGTTTTGCAAAGAATTAAGGTGTTGCTTGAAGACTGTTCCAGCTGCAGCAAAATGTGGCTGTTATCGCAaattccttcaatttctacTTCTTTTGATCAATTGATGGTTGAATTATCCACCATTCTCGACATTCTGCCCCTAAAAGAGCTGAATTTGATCGAAGATGTTGAAGAATTGGCAAACTTGATCAAGAAGCAGTGTTCAGAAAAAGCTACGGACTGTGTGGATAGGGACGATGAAAATCTGAGAACCGAGGTTCTGAAAATGCTGGACAATATTAAAAGAGAAATTGTCCCCGATCATTCGAAGCTTTCCGAGATTTTTGAGagattaaatttaagtgattCCACGAGCTGCagcaatgaaattgagaatctCGAAGATGAAGTTCAGAATCAAAACGACGACAAATCAAAGGCGGACGTAATTGCGCTTATAGGACTTGTGCGCTATGCCAAGTGCGTGTTGTACGGCGCCTCCACGCCTAGAATCACAACCAGGCGGCAGAAATCGGCGGGAGAAGTAAATATCCCAGCGGATTTCCGGTGTCCGATCTCTCTCGACTTGATGAGAGATCCTGTGGTGGTGTCCACCGGACAGACTTATGATCGGTCGTCGATAACCATGTGGATCGAATCAGGACATGCCACGTGTCCAAAGACAGGTCAGCCCCTGGCCCACACGCAACTTATTCCCAATTTAGCGTTGAAGAATTTGATAGCTATGTGGTGCCGCGATCAGAAGATACCGTTCGAGTCAACAGAAGTTAACGTCAAACCTAACGGCGTTGTTTTGAATAAAACCGCATTGGAAGCAATCAAGATGACTGTTTCCTTTCTGGTGAATAAGTTAACGGCGTCACAAACGACAGAGGTAGTTGATCGCTTAGTTCACGAGCTTCGTATCCTGGCTAAGACTGATTCGGATAGTCGAACTTGCATTGCGGAGGCCGGGGCTTTGCCTTTGTTGGTCAAGTTTCTGGGATCGGAACATCCGAGTCTCCAAATTAATGCCGTTACAACCATTCTTAACCTGTCTATACTAGAAGCTAATAAAACAAGGATTATGGAGACTGACGGGGTACTAAACGGCGTTATTGAGGTGTTGAGGTCGGGTGCCACCTGGGAGGCCAAGGGGAATGCGGCAGCCACCATTTTTAGCTTGACCGGCGTACATGCATACCGGAAGAGGCTGGGGAAGAAGACACGTGTTGTGAAGGCATTGCTCGATTTGGCAAGGGTAGGACCCACAAATTCTAAGAGGGACGCTATGATGGCAATCTTGAATTTGGCAGGAGATAGAGAGGCAGTTGGCAAATTGATTGAGGGTGGGGTGGTGGATATGATTGGCGACGTGATAGATACGCTGGTAGAGGAGGCGGTGGCCATTCTTGAGGTAGTGGTGAAACGAGGTGGATTAGTAGCAATTTCAGCTGCTTATCACGGGAATTTgataaagaaattgacaacAGTGTTGAGAGATGGTTCGGATAGAGCTAAAGAAAGTGCAGCTGCAACACTAGTGAATATTTGTCGGAAAGGGGGATCGGAGATGGTGGCAGAGCTTGCAGCAATAACAGGGATTGAGAGAGTGGTTTGGGAAATAATGGGAACGGGAACGGGACGCGCAAGAAGAAAAGCAGCTACATTGTTGAGGATTCTAAGGAGATGGGCAGCTGGACTAATTGGAGAGCATTTCAACACTCAGTCCTCTTCAACTGTGAATATGACTTCAACTAGGATAGTATTGCCTGCATAA
- the LOC105174648 gene encoding transcription repressor OFP1, with protein MGNYRFRLSDMIPNAWFYKLKDMSKPRNQHKLANPTKKKQTPSSLSSSASSSLSPSSVAPPNHPSKITGQSQLSDQRKSYYFSRDLTFHPNSPTKTRILEKQFPIEPPRKSSRRRRSTKRNRPPNRQPQRLVSSSISASCSCRATLESVWNKPPDSTPEEYPNSPLDDQTSTSEGDSVLTEYGSGSDRGLTPDSSDGMISNFSTSCKCRTENIVVDMTGDNKPLNGEFDRVPELDHLPPIITKKHAEPTKIQRTSAEFSERNAYGSLSVKVVKEDFLSSGTWSSKDQSKTSTSPLRRLSGNSSSAGVKLRMNSPRIANRRIQGRKSASSNSSWGSRRSVSESFAVVKSSKDPQRDFRESMMEMIVENNIRASKDLEELLACYLSLNSDEYHDLIINVFKQIWFDFVHVRLK; from the coding sequence ATGGGGAATTACAGGTTCAGATTATCAGATATGATACCAAATGCCTGGTTTTACAAGCTCAAGGACATGAGCAAGCCTAGGAACCAGCACAAACTCGCAAACCCCACTAAGAAGAAACAAACGCCATCGTCGCTATCATCGTCCGCATCATCATCACTCTCACCCTCATCAGTTGCACCACCAAATCATCCATCCAAAATTACAGGCCAATCCCAACTGTCAGACCAGAGGAAATCCTACTACTTCTCTAGGGACCTTACTTTCCACCCCAATTCCCCCACTAAGACAAGAATCTTGGAAAAACAGTTCCCAATAGAACCACCCCGAAAATCATCCAGGAGAAGAAGGAGCACCAAGAGAAATAGGCCTCCCAACAGGCAGCCCCAGCGGCTCGTTTCCTCGTCGATTTCTGCCAGTTGTAGCTGCCGTGCCACTCTGGAATCCGTCTGGAACAAGCCCCCTGATTCTACTCCAGAAGAATACCCAAATTCTCCTCTTGATGATCAAACTTCTACGTCTGAGGGCGACTCTGTGTTGACTGAATACGGCTCAGGATCAGACCGTGGCCTAACCCCTGATTCTTCTGACGGCATGATTTCCAATTTCTCAACCTCCTGTAAATGCAGAACAGAAAACATCGTAGTAGACATGACGGGTGATAACAAGCCGTTGAATGGCGAGTTTGACAGGGTTCCCGAACTGGATCACCTCCCTCCAATCATCACAAAGAAACATGCTGAGCCGACAAAGATTCAGAGGACCTCAGCGGAATTCTCGGAGAGAAACGCGTACGGGTCCCTGTCTGTTAAAGTTGTCAAAGAGGATTTCTTAAGTTCCGGAACTTGGAGTAGTAAAGATCAGAGTAAAACCAGTACGAGTCCCCTCAGGAGATTGTCCGGGAATTCATCATCTGCAGGGGTGAAACTCCGAATGAATTCTCCAAGAATTGCCAACCGGCGGATCCAGGGCAGAAAGAGCGCATCATCAAACTCAAGTTGGGGGTCAAGGCGCAGTGTTTCTGAGAGTTTCGCGGTGGTGAAATCGTCCAAGGATCCGCAGAGGGACTTCAGGGAGTCTATGATGGAGATGATCGTGGAGAATAACATCAGGGCTTCAAAGGATTTGGAAGAGCTCCTGGCATGCTAcctttcgttgaattctgatgAGTATCACGATCTCATCATCAATGTGTTCAAGCAAATTTGGTTTGACTTCGTTCACGTTCGTCTCAAGTAG
- the LOC105174650 gene encoding uncharacterized protein LOC105174650 — protein sequence MEKKKSRLIFSPSPAAPPPSPIPTGKGSRSAADQILSEYIDKSIQIPELRLARQVQVHQFKPEEISYESLQMREKDSVRGLMRSVRELGVFKIIDHGISTEELRVALGNSEGIFGLMVECCTRYGDHEKLVWRGDDNQIIEEATAMIGEQKLQVLRQKVERVARQLEGIAQELSEVIGDVQLGESTLSIYSYHPPNIIHPTSSTPQISAPYAFTLHLLLDPTQLCLQDLSFRTTPDTIVVTMGQEIEERSLGEFKSSQGKLLLKPFLHINRPSFSIEQKWSASNAVGDLRNAVGESNKIISLSDQILILLLVAFLYNSLSYIFS from the exons atggagaaaaagaaaagccgCTTAATCTTTTCACCGTCGCCGGCGGCGCCACCTCCCTCGCCGATCCCGACAGGAAAAGGCTCCCGGTCCGCCGCGGATCAGATTTTATCTGAATACATagataaatcaatacaaatCCCCGAACTAAGACTTGCTCGGCAGGTTCAGGTTCACCAATTCAAACCGGAGGAAATCAGTTACGAATCCCTTCAAATGAGGGAAAAGGATTCAGTGAGAGGGTTGATGCGATCTGTTAGAGAGCTGGGAGTgttcaaaataattgatcatGGAATATCGACGGAAGAGTTAAGAGTTGCTTTGGGTAATAGTGAAGGGATTTTCGGGCTAATGGTTGAGTGCTGCACAAGATATGGAGATCACGAGAAGCTTGTTTGGCGTGGGGATGATAACCAGATTATTGAAGAGGCTACCGCTATGATTGGCGAGCAGAAGCTTCAGGTTTTGCG CCAAAAAGTGGAGAGGGTAGCAAGACAACTGGAAGGAATTGCACAAGAGTTGAGTGAGGTTATTGGTGATGTTCAATTAGGTGAGTCCACATTGAGCATATACAGCTACCATCCACCTAACATCATCCATCCAACTTCATCTACACCCCAAATTTCAGCTCCATATGCTTTCACCCTCCATCTTTTGCTAGACCCAACTCAACTTTGTCTCCAAGACTTGTCCTTCCGCACCACCCCAGATACCATTGTTGTGACGATGGGGCAGGAGATTGAG GAACGGAGTTTAGGGGAATTCAAATCTTCCCAAGGTAAATTACTGTTGAAGCCTTTTCTTCACATAAACAGACCATCATTTTCGATTGAACAGAAATGGTCAGCTTCAAATGCTGTCGGTGACTTGCGAAATGCTGTCGGTGAatctaacaaaataatttccctGTCCGATCAGATTTTGATTCTTCTCCTGGTAGCATTTCTCTACAACtctttatcttatatattttcctgA
- the LOC105174649 gene encoding probable serine/threonine-protein kinase WNK5 — translation MYASRIREAVDGGNMQLYVEMDPSERYGRFKDVLGKGAMKTVYRAFDELLGVEVAWNQVKLNDVFGSPQELQRLYSEVHLLKSLNHDSIMRSRASWIDVERRTFNFITEMFTSGTLREYRKKYKRVNIRAIKDWARQILEGLDYLHRHDPPVIHRDLKCDNIFVNGHLGQVKLGDLGLAAILRGTSHAHSVIGTPEFMAPELYEEEYDELVDIYSFGMCVLEMLTSEYPYSECSNPAQIYKKVTSGKLPEAFYRIEDVEARRFVGRCLEKAANRPSARELLMDPFLSVEEVEELLANVAKIPSQKAALSGKSEELLPLSVVQARSTDMSITGTLNQEDDTIFLKVHISDKDGSARNIYFPFDIMSDTSLDVATEMVKELEITDWDPLEIADMIGEEISTLVPSWKDSCSSLINQQHSFNYADEEDDNDDNGPHHPFYSTSSFSSSHASLPGLFSLSDAEFYQAKALHDWHQEDTTSIDDASSISSSCSDKYSNLKYYSANEDSFLPISDKEEIHCIAKTPKCTRFGPEGSTTRNCNFNVVGCSSKRQQKMVRTRSMVDIRSQLLHRTLVEEINKRRLFKTVGAVEHVGYHEVGDFSEGEKTSGISKGKSVKECGIRGFRW, via the exons ATGTATGCAAGTCGGATCAGGGAAGCCGTTGATGGAGGAAATATGCAGTTGTATGTTGAAATGGATCCATCTGAACGATATGGTCGA TTCAAAGATGTTCTTGGCAAAGGGGCAATGAAGACCGTGTATAGGGCATTTGATGAGTTGCTTGGAGTGGAAGTAGCTTGGAATCAGGTGAAACTCAATGATGTCTTTGGTTCACCTCAAGAGCTGCAGAGGCTTTACTCTGAAGTCCACCTCCTCAAGAGTCTTAATCACGACTCGATAATGAGATCCCGTGCTTCCTGGATTGACGTTGAACGAAGAACTTTCAACTTCATCACTGAAATGTTTACATCCGGCACCCTAAGAGA GTACAGGAAGAAGTACAAGCGGGTGAATATCCGAGCAATTAAGGATTGGGCTCGCCAAATTCTCGAGGGGCTTGATTATTTGCACCGTCATGATCCTCCAGTAATTCATCGGGATCTAAAGTGTGATAACATCTTTGTCAATGGCCATCTGGGGCAGGTTAAGCTCGGTGATCTGGGGTTAGCGGCCATTCTCCGTGGCACGAGCCATGCGCACAGTGTCATAG GCACTCCTGAGTTTATGGCACCAGAATTATACGAAGAGGAATACGATGAGCTTGTAGATATTTACTCCTTCGGCATGTGTGTTCTAGAGATGCTCACTTCCGAATATCCATACAGTGAATGCTCGAACCCTGCTCAAATTTACAAGAAAGTGACTTCA GGAAAGTTGCCAGAGGCATTTTACCGGATTGAAGACGTAGAAGCTCGGAGGTTTGTGGGAAGGTGCTTGGAGAAGGCTGCAAATAGGCCATCTGCCCGTGAACTTTTGATGGATCCCTTTCTTTCAGTTGAAGAGGTTGAAGAATTGCTTGCGAATGTCGCTAAGATCCCATCTCAGAAGGCTGCGCTGAGTGGAAAATCTGAGGAATTGCTACCGCTGTCGGTTGTTCAGGCAAGGAGCACCGACATGTCTATCACGGGGACTTTGAATCAGGAGGATGACACCATATTCCTCAAAGTACATATTTCTGATAAAGATG GTTCTGCTAGAAACATCTACTTCCCGTTCGACATTATGAGCGACACTTCATTGGACGTAGCAACAGAGATGGTTAAGGAATTAGAAATAACAGATTGGGATCCACTTGAGATTGCTGATATGATCGGTGAAGAAATTTCCACTTTGGTTCCGTCCTGGAAGGATTCCTGCTCTTCCCTAATCAACCAGCAGCATAGTTTCAACTATGCCGACGAGGAAGATGATAATGACGATAACGGCCCCCACCACCCTTTCTATTCTACCTCCTCCTTTTCTTCCTCCCATGCTTCCCTGCCAggtcttttctctctttccgATGCTGAATTTTACCAGGCAAAAGCACTACATGATTGGCATCAAG AGGACACAACTTCCATTGATGATGCCAGTTCGATAAGCTCATCTTGCTCTGATAAGTACTCCAATCTAAAGTACTATTCAGCAAATGAGGATAGTTTTCTTCCAATCTCTGACAAAGAAGAAATACATTGCATTGCAAAGACTCCAAAATGCACAAGGTTTGGTCCTGAGGGAAGCACAACCAGAAACTGCAACTTTAACGTGGTGGGATGTAGCTCAAAACGCCAGCAGAAAATGGTAAGGACTAGATCAATGGTGGACATACGCAGCCAATTGTTGCATCGGACACTTGTGGAGGAGATAAACAAGCGGCGGTTGTTCAAGACTGTTGGGGCGGTTGAGCACGTTGGATACCATGAGGTAGGTGATTTTTCTGAGGGTGAAAAGACAAGTGGTATTTCTAAAGGAAAATCCGTCAAAGAATGTGGGATAAGAGGGTTTAGATGGTGA